Genomic window (bacterium):
GCCCTCCTGGATGTGGCCGGCGATGGTCCGCATCTTCTCGTCACCGGCGTCCTGCGCCTTGACCCAGTTGGCCTTGAACAGGGCGAACACCAGCGCCAGAACTCCGGCGGCGGGAATGAGGTAGATCACGCTTTTCCTCCTGCAGGAAGATGAACGGGGTGGACGGTCGGGGCCTGATTCCGGCTTCTCAGTTGGACGCCGGGACCGGAAAAGAGCAGACGCCCACCGTGGGGCGTCTGCCCTGAAATCGGACGAATTCTAGCAGAGAGGGCGTGGCCGTGCAAGCCCGTTCCCGCGAAACTTCGCCCCGACAAACTACTTGCCCGCGATTTCAACGAGTTCGATGTCGAAGACGAGGTCGGCCGCGGGCGGAACCGTCGGCGGTGACCCCTCCCGGCCGTGGCCCATCACCGCCGGGATCACGAGCCGCGCCCGCGTGCCGGCGGCGAGCCCCGGGATGCCGGCGTCCCAGCCCGCGATGACCTGCCCGGCGCCCAGGGTGAAGCGGAACGGCGCGCCGCGATCGCGCGACGAGGCGAACTCGGCGCCCGCGGCGCCGTCCTGCCAGAGCCAACCCGTGTACTCGACGCTGACGTTGTCGCCCAGCTCCGCCACCGGTCCGTCGCCCGCTTCGGTCACCTGCACCTCGACCCGCGGCACGGCCAGCAGCTCGATGTCGAAGCAGAGGGTGGCGTCGGGCGGGATCAGGGGCGGATTGCCCACGGCGCCGAAGGCGAGCTCCGGCCCCACGAGGAGGGTGCGACGGCCGCCGGCGCGCATGCCCGGCAGGCCCTTCTCCCAGCCGGCGATCACGATGTTGCGCCCGAGCGGGAAGTCGATGGGTTCGCCCGCATCGACCGACGACTCG
Coding sequences:
- a CDS encoding FKBP-type peptidyl-prolyl cis-trans isomerase, giving the protein MTNLSRPAAAAVGILLVLAGCGGERGPVWVELEPGLSYADSIVGTGTEVRPDDYVVVHYTGFLWADGARGARFESSVDAGEPIDFPLGRNIVIAGWEKGLPGMRAGGRRTLLVGPELAFGAVGNPPLIPPDATLCFDIELLAVPRVEVQVTEAGDGPVAELGDNVSVEYTGWLWQDGAAGAEFASSRDRGAPFRFTLGAGQVIAGWDAGIPGLAAGTRARLVIPAVMGHGREGSPPTVPPAADLVFDIELVEIAGK